CGACTTCGACAAGTCGGTCGTCAAGCCTAACAGCTACGGCGACATCAAGAACCTGGCTGACTTCATGAAGCAGTACCCACAAACCACCACCGTGGTTGAAGGTCACACTGACTCCGTAGGTCCAGACGCTTACAACCAGAAGCTGTCCGAGCGTCGTGCCAATGCTGTCAAGCAGGTTCTGACCCAGCAGTACGGCATCGAATCCAACCGTGTTGACTCGGTTGGCTACGGTGAGACCCGTCCAGTTGCTGACAACGCCACCGAAGCTGGCCGCGCCGTTAACCGTCGCGTAGAAGCTCAGGTAGAAGCCCAGGCCAAGTAATTGGTTTGAAGCTTCACGAAAAACCCGGCCTCGGCCGGGTTTTTCTTTGCCTGTGATTTGGGTGTGCCGCACGGGCGTGCATCTGTGGGAGCGGGCTTGCCCGCGAAGAGGTTCGCTCAGGCTTACCTTTTAAGCAGGATGTACAGCAGCACCAGGTTCAACACCATCGACAACAGCGCCAAGGTTCGCCAGACCTTCAGCGGCTCGCGCTCCAGCAGGGGGCGAGGGCGCATGGCCAACTCCTGGCGGTCACCGCGTTCGAGCAGCAGCAGCCATTGTTCGGCAGTTTCGAAACGTTGTGCAGGGTCCACCGAGACGGCTTTTTCCAGGCTGCGCTGCAACCATTCCGGCAGGTCGGGACGATAGCGCGCAGCGTTGACTGGCGTTGCGAAGCGTGGGCGCTGGAACGCCTCGACTTCGCCGTACGGATAGTGCCCGGTCAGCAGGTAGTACAGGGTCACGCCAACGGCATAGAGATCCTGGCGGGGTGTCGGTGGCTCACCATCGAAGGCTTCCGGGGCAATGAACGAAGGCGTGCCGGGCAGATCGTGCGGCTGATCCTCTGATAGCCCTGGGCAATACGCCAGGCCGAAATCCAGCAGGCGCAGTTGACCATCTCCACCCAGGTGCAGGTTTTCCGGCTTGATATCGCGGTGCAGCAGGTTGCGCCGGTGCAGCACACCCACCGCCTGCAGCAACTGGCGCGTCAGTTCCAGCCATTGCGGTAGTGGCAAGGGCCCATGCTCGGCGAACAAGCTGGCAAGCGTCTGGCCGGGATATTGGCGCATGAGGTAGTACAGGTGCTGGCGCTGGCTGGCGGCATTCACCTCGGGGAAGTGTCGGCCAGCAACCCGGCGCAGAAACCATTCTTCGAGCAGCAGCCGTTGGGCGGCGCCTTGATCGGTTTCGCGGGCCGGTGGGAGGGTCTTGAGCAGCCATGTCTGGCCCTGGGTATCCTTGACCTGGTAGAGCAAGGATTGTCGGCTCTGGGCGAGCAGCGCCTCAACACACCAGCCATCGATGCGCTGGCCCGTACGCAGGGCGGTTGGTATCGGCCATTCCTGCAACTGCGCAAGGGTATCGCCCAGATTCGCCGAGCCCGGTTGTTCGACCCTGACCAGCAATGCGCTGGCGTTGTCCTGGCTGCCACACAGGTGCGCGGTGGCGACCAGGGTATCGGCGGCCACCTGCAAGTCAGGCTGCTCACGCAGGATCGAGAGGATCTGCTGATCGCTCAGGCTTGACCAGACACCATCGCTGAGCAGCACGAAGCACTCGCCTGGCTGCAGTTCACCCTCCCGGTAATCGACCAGCAGGTGTTGGTCCAGACCCAAGGCGCGCTTGAGCACATGATGCATCCCAGGCTGGTCCCAGACATGGTCATCGCTCAGGCACGACAGGCGACCGTTGTGCCAGTGGTAGGCGCGGCAGTCGCCGACATGGGCGAGGGTGAACCGCTTGCCGCGCAGCACCAGGGCGGTCAGCGTGGTCATCAGCGGTTGACCGTTGCCCTGGGCGCGCAGCCAGCGGTTCTGCGCCAGCAGCAGCCGATCCAAGGCCTGGGCCACCCCCCAAGTGGCGGGAGTGGAATAGTAGTCCAGTGCCAAGGCTTGCAGGCTGGCCCTGGCGGCCAGGCCACCATCGGCGCACTGGCTGACGCCGTCGGCGAGGGCGAACAGGTAGCCCTTGCTGGCGGCCAGCTCTGCGGCCGGGGTGACCAGGCGCAGGGCATCCTGGTTTTCCGGGCGCGGGCCGGTGGCGCTGGCCTGGGCGAACGCCAGTTGCAAGCTCATGCGGTCAGACCCGCGCCGCCGTTACGGCAGCCGAACCCCATGTGGTGCGCCAGCGACGCTTGACCCCATACAGGCCGAACCAGGCGAGCAACCCCAGGCTGGCGAACAGCCACAGGCCAAGCTGATAGTCGCCGCTGTGCTGCTTGATTGCACCCAGGCCTGCCGCCAGCAGGAAGCCGCCGATACCACCGGCCATGCCGATCAGGCCGGTCATGACCCCGATTTCCTGGCGGAAGCGTTGCGGCACCAATTGGAACACCGCACCGTTGCCAGCGCCCAGGCCAAGCATGGCGCTGACGAACAGGGCCAGGGCTGCCGCGGCGCTGGACAGGTTGAAGCCGACCGCGGCGATGCACACCGCCGCCACACTGTACATCCCGAGCAACGTGCGGATGCCACCGAAACGGTCGGCGAGGGCCCCGCCCAGCGGGCGCATGAGGCTACCGGCGAATACGCAGGCCGCCGTGTAGTAGCCGGCGGTGATCGGGCTCAGGCCATACTGGTCGCTGAAGTAGCCCGGCAGGGCGCTGGCCAGGCCGATGAAGCCACCGAAGGTGACGCTGTAGAAGAACATGAACCACCAGCTGTCTCGGTCGCCCAGGGCCTTGAAATAGTCGGCCATCGCCTTGGGCTTGGGGCGCTGTGGGGCATTGCGTGCCAGCAGGGCAAAGGCCACGAGAGTGATCACCAGCGGGATGACGGCGAAACCGAACACGTTGTTCCAGCCGAAACCTGCGGCCAGCACCGGGGCGAGCAGGGCTGCGAACACCGTTCCGGAATTACCCGCACCGGCGATGCCCATGGCCTTGCCCTGGTGCTGAGGTGGATACCACTGCGACGCCAACGGCAGCGACACGGCGAACGAGGCACCTGCAACGCCGAGGAACACGCCCAGCAGCAGCGCCTGTTCGTAACTGTGGATGCCCATGAACCAGGCACAGGCCAGGGCGACGATCACCACGACCTGGCCGATCAGCCCGGCAGTCTTGGGAGACAGTCGGTCGACCAGCATGCCCATGATAAAGCGCAATATGGCACCGGCCAGGATCGGTGTTGCCACCATCAGGCCCCGTTGCTGGGCAGTCAGCTGCAGGTCGGCGGAGATCTGCACTGCCAAGGGACCGAGCAGGTACCAGACCATGAAGCTCAGGTCGAAGTAGAGGAAGGCGGCAAACAGCGTAGGCACATGCCCGGATTTCCAGAAGCTCGTATTCATTGAACACCTCGCGCGGCTTGCAACGGTTGTCATGCCCTGCCTGCGCAGGGCGCAAATGAAAAAGACGTCGCTACCCGGTCCATCAGCGTGGAGGGGAGAGCGACGTCTTTGTCGGGATGATGTGGCAACCGCCGTTGGCTGCCTGAGCTATTGGCTGAGCAAGAGCCGGGCCAACATCGACTCAGCCAAGCATCTCGGACATGGCGATGATCTGCTCGGCCACCTGAATCAGCTTCTGCTGACGGCTCATGGCCTGGCGACGCATCAGGGTGTAGGCCTGCTCTTCATTGCAGTCCTTCATCTTCATCAGCAGGCCCTTGGCCTGTTCGATGCGCTTGCGTTCGGCCAATTGCTGGTCGCGAGCCAGCAGCTGCGCCTTGAGCGCCTGGTCGCTCTCGAAGCGGACCATGGCCACGTCCAGTATCGGCTGCAGGCGCGCTGCATGGATGCCTTCGACGATGTAGGCGCTGACGCCGGCCTGGATCGCCTGGCGCATCACCCCCGGATCATGCTCGTCGGTGAACAGCACGATGGGCCGTGGCTGGTCGCGACTGACCAGCACCACCTGTTCCATCACATCGCGACCCGGTGACTCGGTATCGATCAGCACGACATCCGGGCGCACCGTTTCGACGCAGGTGGGCAGGTCGATGGTCAGCCCCGGCGCCTCGATCACATCGAAGCCAGTTTCGATCAGAGCAGCCTTGAGGCGACCGACCTTCTTCTCGGTATCATCGATCAGCAGAATACGCAGCATGGTGGCCACCTTCACGAACCAACCCGCATGTGCGGGGCGTCATCCAGGGCGTGCAGGCGGAAACTGCGGGCATAGGCATGGGGGTCGCTGCCGTCCCAGCGGATGCCGTCGATCAGCAGGCTGCTGCGCATCGGTTCATCTGCGCAGGGCACGCCCACGGCCTGGGCTGCTTCACGGTACAGCGCCAGTTGTTGCACACGCGTGGCCACCGCCAGGTAGTCCGGATCCTCGCGCAGCAGGCCCCAGCGTCGGAACTGGGTCATGAACCACATGCCGTCGGACAGATAGGGCAGGTTCGCCCGACCTTGATCATGCACGCGCAGGGCGTGACGATCCTGCCACCGGTTGCCCAGCCCGTCGTGGTAGTCGCCCAGCAGGCGCGGTTCGATGTTGCTGACTGGCGTATCCAGGTAGGCCCTGCCGCTGAGCAGCTGCGCCGTGCCTCGGCGATTTTCCGCGCTTTGCTCGATGAAGCGGCTGGCGGCGAGTATCGCCTTGACCAGCGCGCGGGCGCTGTTGGGGTAGTGCTCGACGAAAGCGCGGGTGCTGGCCAGGACCTTTTCTGGATGGTCCGGCCAGATCGATTGACTGGTTGCCAGGGTGAAACCCTGGTTCTGCCCCACGGCGTCTGCCGACCAGGGCTCGCCGGCACAGAAGCCGTCGATACGCCCGGCCTGCAGGTGTGCGACCATCTGTGCCGGTGGCACCACCACGCTGTCGACATCGTGCAGCGGGTGGATACCCTGGCTGGCCAGCCAGTAGTACAGCCACATGGCGTGAGTGCCGGTGGGAAACGTCTGGGCGAAGGTCAGGCGTGCGCCACGCTGGTGCACCAGCCGTGCCAGTGCTTCAGGGCTGGTCACGCCCTTGCGCTGCAGTTCCGGGGAAAGGTTGATGGCCTGGGCATTCTGGTTCAGGCCCATGAGCACCGCCATATCGTTGGCCACGGCACCGCCCATGCCCAGGTGCATGGCGTAGACCAGCCCGTACAGGCAGTGGGCAGCATCCAGTTCGCCGCTGGCGAGTTTGTCTCGGGTCCCGGCCCAGGAGGCCTGACGCTGCAGATTGAGGGTCAGACCCTGGAGTTGGGCGAAGCCCTGCGTGGCCGCGACCACCACCGAGGCGCAGTCGGTCAGGGCCATGAAGCCGATGTTCAGGCTGGGTTTCTCGGGTGCATCGCTGCCGTTGACCCAGGCCAAGGGTGTTGTCGGAGGGGCTGTGTTCACGAAATATCCTCACCCGTACCGATCGGGTTGCCAGCGCTTCGAAGCAACCCATGTGCCAAGGCCCTGTCGCGCGGACGGCGCGCTGGCTATAATCGCATCCCTCACTCACCCCCGAGTCCTGCCTGCCCATGTATACCCTGGCCCGCCAGCTGCTGTTCAAGCTCTCCCCGGAAACCTCCCACGACCTGTCGCTCGACCTCATCGGCGCCGGTGGCCGCCTTGGCCTCAATGGCCTGCTGTGCAAGCGCCCGGCCTCGGTGCCGGTGACCGTCATGGGCTTGAACTTCGCGAACCCCGTGGGCCTTGCCGCAGGCCTGGACAAGAACGGCGCGGCCATCGATGGCTTCGCCCAGCTGGGCTTCGGCTTCGTCGAGATCGGCACTGTCACCCCGCGGCCACAGCCTGGCAATCCGAAGCCACGGTTGTTCCGCCTGCCGGAAGCGACTGCGATCATCAACCGCATGGGCTTCAACAACCTGGGTGTGGATCACCTGCTGGAACGGGTGCGCGCGGCGCGTTATGACGGCGTGCTGGGCATCAACATCGGCAAGAATTTCGACACGCCAGTCGAGCGTGCCCAGGACGACTACCTGATCTGCCTCGAAAAAGTCTACACCCAGGCCAGCTACATCACGGTCAACGTCAGCTCGCCCAACACTCCCGGCCTGCGCAGCCTGCAATTCGGTGATTCGCTCAAGCAACTGCTCGACGCGCTGGCCGAGCGTCGTGAGCAGCTGGCGAGCGAGCACGGCAAACGCGTGCCGCTGGCGATCAAGATCGCACCGGACATGAGCGATGAGGAAACCGCGCTGGTGGCGGCAGCCCTGGTCGAGTCGGGCATGGATGCGGTAATCGCGACCAATACCACTTTGGGGCGCGAAGGGGTCGAAGGGCTGCCGTTCGGGGGCGAGGCGGGTGGGTTGTCCGGCGCGCCGGTGCTGGAGAAGAGCACTCACATCGTCAAGGTGCTGGCTGCTGAACTGGGCGGCAAGTTGCCGATCATCGCTGCGGGCGGGATCACCGAAGGTCGCCATGCCGCCGAGAAAATCGCAGCCGGTGCGAGCCTGGTGCAGATCTATTCGGGCTTCATCTACAAGGGCCCTGCACTGATTCGCGAAGCGGTGGATGCAATTGCGGCGCTGCCCCGCTAACAAAGACGCGGCCCAATAAAAAGGGCCCCTTCAAGGGGCCCCTGGGCCGCAGCCCGCCGCCCGGATGGGGCGTGCATGGTGACTCGAATTCAGTGTCCTCGTTCAGCCAACGGCGTGATTTTCGTTGAGTCTCTGGATGCCAGCGGTGCCGGTCATGCCGTCCCAGTTGTCGCCGCGACCTTCACGCCAACCGTTGATCCATGCCTGGCGAACGGATGGCAGATTGAAGGGGCAAAGTTCGCGGGATTTGCCGGTTACCCCGTATTGGTAGCCACGTGAATATGCTCTTTCCAACGGATCACGCTTAAGTCTTCTCATAGGGTGTTGCCCTCACTTGTTGACTGTAATGTCCCGTCGGCCTCTCCGAGGCCGGGCAGAATCTTTCTGCCGGTTTTGCGCTCGCTGCCGGCGTGGCGAGCTGAAAGTGCCGCCTCGTTGCGAAGCGGCCTGAGGTCAGTTCTAACCAATGCGGGTCACAGTGTGAATGATCAATTTGTCATAAGGACGTAACCTTTCCAGGGGTGAGGGGATAAGTAAATAAATGCGACTCAACCTTGTTTAGGTTTTGTCCCGCTATGATGAGGGTTTGCCGATGATTGAAATCATTTGGCCATTGGCGCCATCGAACTGACGCAACATCTGGTAATGCGACGAAGGGTCACATCGATGCCTTCGTTAGACGAAATTTTCACACTGCCCGACGATCAAACCGCCTTGCGCCACCTGGCGCTGGATGTCGATCGGGTGGCCCGGTTTGCCGAATGATCGGCACGCCACCCGGATACCTGCTGGAAGGGTATCCGGCAAACTCAGGCAACAGCGATGCGTCGCGTTGCCAGCACACAGCCCAGAGGCTCTGGAATCTACATGTCGGACTCACTCGAACTCTATCTCACCTGTCCCAAAGGCCTGGAAGGGCTGCTTGCGGAAGAAGCCCGCGGCCTGGGCCTGGCCGACGTGCGCGAGCACACCTCGGCGATCCGCGGCGCGGCCGACATGGAAACTGCCTACCGGCTGTGCCTCTGGTCGCGCCTGGCCAACCGCGTGCTGTTGGTGGTCAAGCGCTTCGCCATGAAAAACGCCGACGACCTCTATGATGGCGTGCACGGTGTCGACTGGCAGGACCACCTGGCCGCCGACGGCACCCTGGCGGTGGAGTTCAGTGGCCATGGATCGGGCATCGACAACACCCACTTCGGTGCGCTCAAGGTCAAGGACGCCATTGTCGACAAGCTGCGCAACCGTGAAGGCCAGCGACCATCCGTGGACAAGATCGACCCTGACCTGCGTGTCCACCTGCGCCTGGACCGCGGCGAAGCCATCCTGTCCATCGACCTTTCCGGCCACAGCCTGCACCAACGCGGCTATCGCCTGCAGCAGGGTGCTGCACCGCTCAAGGAAAACCTGGCTGCCGCGGTGTTGATCCGCGCCGGTTGGCCGCGTATTGCCGCCGAGGGCGGCGCGTTGGCCGACCCCATGTGCGGTGTCGGGACCTTCCTCGTCGAAGCTGCGATGATTGCCGCCGATATTGCACCGAACCTCAAGCGCGAGCGTTGGGGCTTCAGTGCCTGGCAGGGCCATGTCCCAGCGCTGTGGCGCAAGGTGCATGACGAGGCCCAGGCCCGTGCCCAGGCGGGCCTGGCCAAGCCGCCATTGTGGATTCGCGGCTACGAGGCCGATCCCCGGTTGATTCAGCCCGGACGCAACAACGTCGAGCGTGCAGGCCTGGGTGACTGGGTGAAGATCTACCAGGGCGAAGTCGCCAGCTTCGAGCCGCGCCCGGACCAGAACCAGAAAGGCCTGGTCATCAGCAACCCGCCCTATGGCGAGCGTCTGGGGGACGAGGCGAGCCTGCTGTACCTCTACCAGAACCTCGGCGAGCGCCTGCGCCAGGCCTGCATGGGCTGGGAAGCGGCGGTGTTCACCGGCGCACCCGAACTGGGCAAGCGCATGGGCATCCGCAGCCACAAGCAGTATGCGTTCTGGAACGGTGCGCTGCCGTGCAAGCTGTTGCTGTTCAAGGTCCAGCCCGACCAGTTCGTGACGGGTGAGCGTCGCCCCACCGATGATCAGGCCGGCGACTCGCGTGCGGCACCGGCCGTGGCCCATGAACCGGCACGCCTTTCCGAAGGCGCGCAGATGTTCGCCAACCGCTTGCAGAAGAATCTGAAGCAGCTGGGCAAGTGGGCCCGCCGCGAGCAGGTCGACTGCTACCGTCTGTACGATGCCGACATGCCCGAATATGCCCTGGCGGTCGATCTGTATCATGATTGGGTGCACGTTCAGGAATACGCAGCGCCGCGTTCGGTCGACCCGGACAAGGCCCAGGCGCGCCTGCTCGATGCCTTGGCTGCGATTCCCCAGGCCCTGGGTGTCGATCCTCAGCGCGTGGTGCTCAAGCGCCGCGAGCGTCAGGGCGGTACACGCCAGTATGAGCGTCAGGCCACGGAAGGGCGCTTCCAGGAAGTCAGCGAAGGCGGCGTCAAGCTGCTGGTCAACCTGACCGACTACCTGGACACCGGCCTGTTCCTCGATCACCGTCCGATTCGTCTGCGTATCCAGCGCGAAGCATCGGGCAAGCGCTTCCTCAACCTGTTCTGCTACACCGCTACCGCCACCGTGCATGCGGCCAAGGGGGGGGCGCGCAGTACCACCAGCGTCGACCTGTCGAAAACCTACCTGGATTGGGCGCGGCGCAACCTGTCGCTCAATGGCTTCTCCGAGCGCAACCGCCTGGAACAGAGCGATGTGATGGCCTGGCTGGAGAATGCCCAGGACAGCTACGACCTGATCTTCATCGACCCACCGACCTTCTCCAACTCCAAGCGCATGGAGGGGGTGTTCGACGTGCAGCGTGACCACGTGCGTCTGCTGGACCTGGCGATGGCGCGTCTGGCGCCGGGGGGCGTGTTGTACTTCTCCAACAACTTCCGCAAGTTCCAGCTCGACGAGCACCTGCTCGAGCGCTATGCGGTGGAAGAGATCAGCGCACAGACCCTGGATCCGGATTTTGCCCGCAATAACCGCATCCACCGGGCCTGGCGCCTGCAGCTACGCTGAAGAGAAGAAGTGCATTGCAGCGCTGATGGCTAATGGCTATAAATCAGCTCAGGGCCGAACAATTCGCAGGACGCTGACGTGGTGAGAATGCTCTATGTCGAGGGTGCGTGCGAAGATGTTCGGCCTGATCAGCGAGGCGCTCTCGGCCTGGGCCGTTGCGCTGGTCGCGCTGGTGGCCGGCGGGTTGCTCACTGCTGCGCTGGCCTTCGCCGCCCACGCCTTCTACAAGCAGCAGTTGCGTCAGCGCTTCGAACTGCTGGCCAGTGAGCGCTATAGCCGTATCGCCGAACGCTTCGAGGAGCAGGAACAGCGCCTGGACGGTCTGCGGCGCTTCTTCACCTATTCCAGTGACATTCTCCCCGAGGAGTTCGACGGTTACGCCCGCCCCTTGTTGCACCGTACCCAGGCATATTCCTGGGCGCCGCGGGTCGAAGCCGACGAGCGCGATGCCTTCGAGCGCCGCGCCAGCACCTGGCTGGGGCGCCCCTATCAGATTCGTGATTTCGATGCCCAAGGCCTTTGGCAGGCATCGCCGTCACGGGCCTTCTATTATCCGGTGCTCTACACCCAGGCCACCCGCCAGCACGACCAGCCTTACGGGCTCGACCTGCGTAGCCAGCCTCAGCGCCAGGATGCGTTGGACCGCGCCACCACGCCCGGCAGCCTGGCGGTTTCCTCCCCACTGGACATGATCGATGTCGAGCCGGCCTACACCCGTGGCCTGCTGATCGTCGCACCGGTGTTCACCGCGTCGGCGCCGAGCGGGCCGCCTGCCGGTTATGTCATGGCCTTGTTGAGCATGCGTCAGCTGATTGGCGAGGGGCTGCCGACCGCGTCGGACGATAACCTGGTGGTACGTATCCTCGATCTGTCGGGCAGCCAGGGCCATGAGACGTTGTACGATTCGGGCAACCTAAGCGCGCCATTGCCTTTGACCAGCAGCCAATTGCTGCATCTGGCCGACCACCACTATCAGCTCGATATTCGCCCCAGCGAAGCCTTCCTCCAGGCCAACCGTTCCTCGGCGGTGTTCACCGTGACGCTGCTCGGTGGCTTGTTGAGCCTGTTGCTCAGCGCCTTGCTCTACAGCCTGTTCAGCCAGCGTCAACGTGCTTTGACCCTGGTAGAGCAGCGCACGGCGGCACTGCGCGTGAGCGAGCAGTCGCTGCGTGAGACTCACAACCAGCTACGCAGCGTGCTGGATGCCGCGACCCAGGTAGCGATCATTGCCACCAGCCTGCGGGGCGTGATCAGCACCTTCAATGCCGGAGCCCAGCGCATGCTGGGGTACTCGGCCGACGAAGCGCTCGGTCACCTGACGCTGGAGGATCTGGTCCAGCCGGACGAACTGCGCCAGCGTGCCCATGCCTTGAGTCTGCGCTATGGGCGCGAGATCACGGCAGGCCAGGCGATGTTCGCCGAAACCGTGCAGGGTGGTGCAGGGGAGCCCGCGGAGTGGACCCTGATGCGCAAGGACGGCAGTCATTTGCTGGCCAACATGCTGGTGACGGCGGTGCTCGACGAGCAAGGCTTGTGGGTGGGTTACCTGGCCATTTGCATCGATGTCACCGAGCGTCGTCGTGTTCATGAAGCGTTGGCCGCCCGTGATCGGCTGCTGGAGAAGCTCAGTGCCGAGGTGCCGGGCGGCATCTACCAATATCGTCTGGATGCCGACGGCCATTCGTGTTTTCCCTACGCCAGCGCCGGGCTGCTGGACATTTATGAAGTGGATCTGCAGCTGCTGCGCCAAGACGCATCGACGGTGTTCGAGCGCATTCATCCGGACGATCTTGATCGGGTGCGCCGTTCGGTGCGCCAGTCGGCCGAGCGTATGACGCCCTGGCGCGAGGAGTACCGCGTCTGCCTGCCCCGCGCCGGTCTGCGTTGGGTGCGGGGGGAGGCAACGCCGGAGATCGGGGAGGAGGGCTGTACCCTTTGGCATGGCTATCTGACGGACATCTCCGATCTCAAGCGGGTGGAGGAGGAGTTGCGTGCATTGTCGGTGACTGATGTCCTTACCGGCATCCACAATCGGCGTTACTTCCAGGAGCGACTCAAGGTCGAGCTGGAGCGGGCCCAGCGTGATGATCTGGACCTGGCAGTGATCATGCTCGATATCGACCACTTCAAATGCATAAACGACCAGTTTGGCCATGCTGTCGGCGATCGCGTGTTGCGCAGCCTTTGCCAGCGCATTGGCCATCGCTTGCGGCGGACCGATGTGTTCTGCCGGCTGGGAGGCGAGGAGTTCATGGTGCTGTGCCCGGGCAGCAATGCCGAGCAGGCCCGCAAGCTTGCGTTGGAGCTGTGGCAGGGAGTACGCGGTGTGCCGGTCGAGGGGGTCGGCCGGGTGACGGCCAGTTTCGGCGTGGCGGGATGGCGTGTCGGTGAAGGGGCTGATGCCTTGTTGCTGCGAGCGGATGCGGGGGTCTATGCGGCCAAGCAGGCCGGGCGCGATCGCGTGGAAGCGGAGTTGCCTTGAGGTGGCCGGGGCTGGGTGACAGCCCCGGTTTGTCCGTTTCTGTCAGGGCACTACGCCGACAGTCCCGGTGCCGACCTTGGGCTGGCGGTAGAGCTCCAGCAACACCTGATCCAGGACCTGGGAGGCGCCCCACGGCTTTGGATCATTGAGAATCGCCGACACGGCCCAGGTATGACCGTTGCTGTCGCGACTGAAGCCTGCGATCGCGCGTACGGTGTTGAGGGTGCCGGTCTTGATGTGCGCCTCGCCGGTCATGGCGGTGCGCTTCAGGCGCTTGCGCATGGTGCCATCCATGCCCACCAATGGCATCGAGCTGATGAATTCGGCCGCATAGGGGCTCTTCCACGCGGCTTGTAGCAAAGCCGCCATTTCACGTGTGCTGACACGCTCGGCGCGTGAAAGGCCAGAGCCGTTCTCCATCACGAGGTGCGGTGCGGTGATGCCTTTCTTGGCCAGCCACTGGCGCACGACACGCTGTGCCGCGCGGGCATCGTCGCCGTCGGCATCGGTGCGAAATTGCGCGCCCAGGCTGAGGAACAGTTGCTGGGCCATGGTGTTGTTGCTGTATTTGTTGATATCGCGGATCACCTCGACCAGGTCTGGCGAGAAGGCCCGGGCCAGCAGGCGTGCGCTCTTGGGCACGTTTTCGATGCGGTCACGGCCCTGGATGCTGCCGCCGAGCTCGTTCCAGATCGCCCTGACTGCACCGGCCGCATAGGCGGGGTGGTCGAGCAGGGCCAGATAAGTTTGCGAGTTGCAGCCGTCGCCGAGCTGCCCACTGACCGTGACGCTCACGCCATCGGGCTGCACCACGGGGTTGTAGCGTACATCGCCGGTGCATTGCTTCGAGGCCACGGCCTTGACCTGATTGTCGATGCGGATGCTGGCGATGGGCGGCTCGACCGAAACCACGACCTTGCCGCCATCGTTGCGGGCCACGAAGCGCAGGGCCTTGAGGTTGACCAGCAGCGAGTCCGGCTTGACCAGGAAGGGCTTGTTGACGTCGCCACCATCATCGTCGAAATGCGGCAGGGTGGGTTGAACGAAATGGCTGCGGTCCAGTACCAGGTCCCCGGTGACGGTGCGCACACCGTTGGCACGCAGGTCACGCATCAGTAACCAGAGCTTTTCCATGTTCAGTTTCGGATCGCCGCCACCCTTGAGGTAGAGGTTACCGTTGAGCACGCCGTTGTTCAGGGTGCCATCGGTGTAGAACTCGGTCTTCCACTGAAAGGTCGGGCCGAGCAATTCGAGGGCGGCGTAGGTGGTCACCAGCTTCATGGTCGAGGCCGGGTTGACCGAGACATCGGCATTGAAGACGGTCGGCGTGCCCGGTCCATCGAGTGGCAGCATCACCAGCGACAGGGCATTGTCCTGCAGCTTGTTGGTCTTGAGTGCCTGCTGCACCTTCGGTGGCAAGCTGGTGTTGACGGCGGCAGCCTGGCTGGGCAAGGCGATGGGAAGGAGTAGGCCGGCGAAAAGCAGTGGGCGAAGCGTCTTGATCATGAGTGCTGTAACCCTGCGGGCGAGGGAAAGGGACGATGGGGCTGTAAGAGATGATGGCCCCTTGGCGAAATATAGTGCGCATTATGCCCCAAGCGTGCAGTTTGTGGGCAGGTTCGACACAAAAGCGCCGCTCTGGCGCGGAAACTGGTAAAGTGCCGCGCGTAATTACTCAAGAGGATTGTTTCAATGGCTACCAACCGTTCCCGTCGTCTGCGCAAGAAGCTGTGCGTGGATGAATTCCAGGAATTGGGTTTCGAACTGAACCTGGACTTCAAGGAAGACCTGTCCGACGAAGCCATCGATGCCTTCCTCGACGCCTTCCTG
The Pseudomonas putida genome window above contains:
- the rlmKL gene encoding bifunctional 23S rRNA (guanine(2069)-N(7))-methyltransferase RlmK/23S rRNA (guanine(2445)-N(2))-methyltransferase RlmL, producing MSDSLELYLTCPKGLEGLLAEEARGLGLADVREHTSAIRGAADMETAYRLCLWSRLANRVLLVVKRFAMKNADDLYDGVHGVDWQDHLAADGTLAVEFSGHGSGIDNTHFGALKVKDAIVDKLRNREGQRPSVDKIDPDLRVHLRLDRGEAILSIDLSGHSLHQRGYRLQQGAAPLKENLAAAVLIRAGWPRIAAEGGALADPMCGVGTFLVEAAMIAADIAPNLKRERWGFSAWQGHVPALWRKVHDEAQARAQAGLAKPPLWIRGYEADPRLIQPGRNNVERAGLGDWVKIYQGEVASFEPRPDQNQKGLVISNPPYGERLGDEASLLYLYQNLGERLRQACMGWEAAVFTGAPELGKRMGIRSHKQYAFWNGALPCKLLLFKVQPDQFVTGERRPTDDQAGDSRAAPAVAHEPARLSEGAQMFANRLQKNLKQLGKWARREQVDCYRLYDADMPEYALAVDLYHDWVHVQEYAAPRSVDPDKAQARLLDALAAIPQALGVDPQRVVLKRRERQGGTRQYERQATEGRFQEVSEGGVKLLVNLTDYLDTGLFLDHRPIRLRIQREASGKRFLNLFCYTATATVHAAKGGARSTTSVDLSKTYLDWARRNLSLNGFSERNRLEQSDVMAWLENAQDSYDLIFIDPPTFSNSKRMEGVFDVQRDHVRLLDLAMARLAPGGVLYFSNNFRKFQLDEHLLERYAVEEISAQTLDPDFARNNRIHRAWRLQLR
- a CDS encoding diguanylate cyclase, with protein sequence MSRVRAKMFGLISEALSAWAVALVALVAGGLLTAALAFAAHAFYKQQLRQRFELLASERYSRIAERFEEQEQRLDGLRRFFTYSSDILPEEFDGYARPLLHRTQAYSWAPRVEADERDAFERRASTWLGRPYQIRDFDAQGLWQASPSRAFYYPVLYTQATRQHDQPYGLDLRSQPQRQDALDRATTPGSLAVSSPLDMIDVEPAYTRGLLIVAPVFTASAPSGPPAGYVMALLSMRQLIGEGLPTASDDNLVVRILDLSGSQGHETLYDSGNLSAPLPLTSSQLLHLADHHYQLDIRPSEAFLQANRSSAVFTVTLLGGLLSLLLSALLYSLFSQRQRALTLVEQRTAALRVSEQSLRETHNQLRSVLDAATQVAIIATSLRGVISTFNAGAQRMLGYSADEALGHLTLEDLVQPDELRQRAHALSLRYGREITAGQAMFAETVQGGAGEPAEWTLMRKDGSHLLANMLVTAVLDEQGLWVGYLAICIDVTERRRVHEALAARDRLLEKLSAEVPGGIYQYRLDADGHSCFPYASAGLLDIYEVDLQLLRQDASTVFERIHPDDLDRVRRSVRQSAERMTPWREEYRVCLPRAGLRWVRGEATPEIGEEGCTLWHGYLTDISDLKRVEEELRALSVTDVLTGIHNRRYFQERLKVELERAQRDDLDLAVIMLDIDHFKCINDQFGHAVGDRVLRSLCQRIGHRLRRTDVFCRLGGEEFMVLCPGSNAEQARKLALELWQGVRGVPVEGVGRVTASFGVAGWRVGEGADALLLRADAGVYAAKQAGRDRVEAELP
- the dacB gene encoding D-alanyl-D-alanine carboxypeptidase/D-alanyl-D-alanine-endopeptidase, which produces MIKTLRPLLFAGLLLPIALPSQAAAVNTSLPPKVQQALKTNKLQDNALSLVMLPLDGPGTPTVFNADVSVNPASTMKLVTTYAALELLGPTFQWKTEFYTDGTLNNGVLNGNLYLKGGGDPKLNMEKLWLLMRDLRANGVRTVTGDLVLDRSHFVQPTLPHFDDDGGDVNKPFLVKPDSLLVNLKALRFVARNDGGKVVVSVEPPIASIRIDNQVKAVASKQCTGDVRYNPVVQPDGVSVTVSGQLGDGCNSQTYLALLDHPAYAAGAVRAIWNELGGSIQGRDRIENVPKSARLLARAFSPDLVEVIRDINKYSNNTMAQQLFLSLGAQFRTDADGDDARAAQRVVRQWLAKKGITAPHLVMENGSGLSRAERVSTREMAALLQAAWKSPYAAEFISSMPLVGMDGTMRKRLKRTAMTGEAHIKTGTLNTVRAIAGFSRDSNGHTWAVSAILNDPKPWGASQVLDQVLLELYRQPKVGTGTVGVVP